The Bacteroidota bacterium genome contains the following window.
CCGGAAAGCCAGGATCCGTTGAAACAGATCGGGGCGATTCCGCTGAAGATCCTGCATCATGGCTGGCGATACCCGCCAGACATAGGTTGAAATGATTTCGAAGAAAGCTTCCATTTTCTCGACGGGATTCAGGTCGGGACGTGCCATGACTGCGTCGAATATGGAGGCCAGATTCGACATGACGTAGTCAAGAACGGCATCGACCAGTTTGTCCTTGGTTTCGTAATACTTGTAAAGGGTTTTCTTACTGATGCCCAGTTCCTGGCTGATTTCATCGGTGGTCACCCGACTGAAACCATGCGCCATGAACTTTTCCATGGCTTTTTCGACAATTGTAATCATGGAAACGATTCCGGTGTTATTAGTTTCTTTGACAAAGGTAGCAGGAAACTATTTCAGTGTCAAGAGTTTCCTTTGCAATACTTTTAACGCGAAGGGCGCAAAGTGAAATACAAGGAGAGCGCAGAGGTTTTTTGGTTTTCAATACAAAAATCTCTGAGGACTCTGCTTTTCTCTGCTCCCTCTGCGGTAAAATTCCTTC
Protein-coding sequences here:
- a CDS encoding TetR/AcrR family transcriptional regulator produces the protein MITIVEKAMEKFMAHGFSRVTTDEISQELGISKKTLYKYYETKDKLVDAVLDYVMSNLASIFDAVMARPDLNPVEKMEAFFEIISTYVWRVSPAMMQDLQRNRPDLFQRILAFREHNIRSRLTTLLKEGQAQGLIRQEIDATLAIDAFLAVVNTIMVPAYLINSPHSPKTAFTQLHDLFLFGILRKTETHP